Proteins from a single region of Methanotorris igneus Kol 5:
- the nadC gene encoding carboxylating nicotinate-nucleotide diphosphorylase codes for MIKDYALRILKESLSHDVGFGDITTELIIPKDLACKGVIKSKEECVVCGLDFVVELFKSYGIKCKPLVKEGDLVHGDILEVYGDARTILILERTVLNFLMHLSGIATKTYNVIKKVRQINKNVRIACTRKTLPMLSILEKYAVSVGGGDTHRFRLDDCVMIKDNHIAAVGIEKAFERVKKVSFTKKIEVEVDNLEQLREVLKYKPDIVLLDNFKPEEVGEALKIIDNYEKEHNYRPIVEVSGGIKEDNILDYAKYNVDVISMGCLIHSARAIDISLDVDIL; via the coding sequence ATGATTAAGGATTATGCATTAAGGATATTAAAAGAATCTCTAAGCCATGACGTTGGATTTGGAGATATCACAACAGAATTAATTATCCCAAAAGATTTGGCCTGCAAAGGAGTTATAAAATCCAAAGAAGAATGTGTCGTCTGTGGTTTAGATTTTGTTGTTGAGTTATTTAAATCTTATGGTATAAAATGCAAACCATTGGTAAAGGAAGGGGATTTGGTGCATGGAGATATATTGGAGGTTTATGGAGACGCGAGAACTATCCTAATATTAGAGAGGACGGTTTTGAATTTTTTAATGCACCTCTCAGGAATTGCAACAAAAACCTACAACGTAATTAAAAAAGTTAGGCAAATTAATAAAAATGTAAGGATTGCCTGCACAAGAAAGACCCTACCGATGCTCTCAATCCTTGAAAAATATGCTGTGTCTGTTGGGGGTGGAGATACACATAGGTTTAGGTTAGATGATTGTGTAATGATTAAAGATAATCACATAGCGGCAGTTGGTATTGAGAAGGCATTTGAGAGAGTAAAAAAGGTAAGTTTCACAAAGAAGATAGAGGTTGAGGTTGATAACTTAGAGCAGTTAAGGGAAGTTTTAAAATACAAACCAGATATTGTTTTGCTTGATAATTTTAAACCAGAAGAAGTTGGGGAAGCATTAAAGATTATAGACAATTATGAAAAAGAGCATAACTATAGACCAATAGTTGAAGTTAGTGGAGGAATTAAAGAGGATAATATCTTAGATTACGCAAAATATAATGTTGATGTTATCTCAATGGGATGCTTGATACATTCTGCAAGAGCCATAGATATAAGTTTAGATGTGGACATTTTGTAA
- a CDS encoding MarR family transcriptional regulator — translation MENLLKLLAKKHVKEILQYLDTHGEVHFGQLHKDLNIHKGTLGNILDELVESEILNKRREETDALLPKTYYSLTNFGKRVLMVYKLCNALKKEDDTPIKIIYGDKVIASSY, via the coding sequence ATGGAAAATTTATTGAAATTACTTGCAAAAAAACACGTAAAGGAGATACTTCAATATTTAGATACTCACGGAGAGGTTCATTTTGGGCAACTTCATAAAGATTTAAACATTCATAAGGGAACATTAGGAAACATCTTAGATGAACTTGTAGAATCAGAAATACTTAACAAAAGAAGAGAGGAGACTGACGCTTTACTGCCAAAAACGTACTATTCATTAACAAATTTTGGAAAAAGAGTTTTAATGGTATATAAACTTTGTAATGCTTTAAAGAAAGAAGATGATACTCCAATTAAAATTATCTATGGGGATAAAGTTATCGCAAGTAGTTACTAA
- the rnz gene encoding ribonuclease Z has protein sequence MKLIFLGTGAAVPTKKRAHASIALKINGEVLLFDCGENAQRQMMYTEVSPMKIKNIFISHLHGDHILGIPGLLQSMAFAGRKEEINIYGPVGTKEMMIHALSVGYHGINFKVNVYEINSKEAVKIIDNEKFEVYAFPVKHSVPSYAYVFKEKKKPRLDINKAKALGVKVGPDLKKLKDGIPVKLEDGRVIKPEEVLLPPKKGICVGYSGDTVPIEEFGKFLKELGCGVLIHEATYDNTLKENAIETMHSTVEDAIKIAEIAKVETLILTHISARYDDDISIYEKQIKEYNGDMDIIIAEDFMVYDLKKKTCSISILD, from the coding sequence ATGAAGTTAATTTTCTTAGGGACTGGTGCAGCAGTTCCAACGAAAAAACGGGCACATGCATCAATAGCCCTAAAAATTAATGGAGAAGTCCTTCTATTTGATTGTGGGGAAAATGCTCAAAGACAGATGATGTATACAGAAGTCTCTCCAATGAAAATAAAAAATATATTCATCTCCCATTTGCATGGGGATCATATATTAGGCATCCCAGGATTGTTGCAGTCCATGGCATTTGCTGGGAGAAAGGAGGAAATAAATATCTATGGCCCCGTAGGGACAAAAGAGATGATGATACATGCACTAAGTGTTGGCTATCATGGAATTAACTTTAAAGTAAATGTATATGAAATAAATTCTAAAGAGGCGGTAAAAATAATAGATAATGAGAAATTTGAGGTCTATGCTTTCCCAGTAAAACACTCAGTTCCATCTTATGCCTATGTTTTTAAAGAAAAGAAAAAACCAAGGTTAGACATAAATAAAGCAAAGGCCTTAGGCGTTAAAGTAGGTCCAGATTTAAAAAAATTGAAGGATGGTATTCCAGTTAAATTAGAGGATGGAAGGGTTATAAAGCCAGAAGAAGTTCTGTTACCCCCAAAAAAAGGTATATGTGTTGGGTATAGTGGAGATACAGTTCCAATAGAAGAATTTGGGAAATTTTTGAAGGAGTTGGGGTGTGGGGTTTTGATTCATGAGGCAACCTATGACAACACTTTAAAAGAAAATGCCATAGAAACTATGCATTCAACCGTTGAAGATGCTATAAAGATTGCGGAGATTGCAAAAGTGGAGACACTAATATTAACCCACATCTCAGCAAGGTATGATGATGACATCTCAATTTATGAGAAGCAGATTAAAGAATACAATGGAGATATGGATATTATTATAGCGGAGGACTTCATGGTCTATGATTTAAAGAAAAAAACATGTTCTATTTCTATTTTGGATTAA
- a CDS encoding DNA polymerase sliding clamp, which translates to MFKAVISGAKNFKKVIDAASNLLIEICFEVNEERVKAIAMDPDHVALVSIDIPKEAFDEYEADVHSIGVDLEAFKKIMNMAKAKDKLILELDEEKDKLNVVFKGAMTRKFALALYDVSSLDLQVPDIEYPNEILIKAGPFVDALKGANLVSDWATLKVEDGKFIVYAKGDLNESETVFEEDSESIISMNIGEDAKSTFYLEYLRDMTKAASSGDILKIYLGSDMPVKVEYDVAGANLTFLLAPRIES; encoded by the coding sequence ATGTTCAAAGCAGTAATTAGTGGAGCCAAGAACTTCAAAAAGGTTATTGATGCCGCAAGCAATCTTTTAATTGAGATTTGCTTTGAAGTTAATGAAGAGAGGGTAAAAGCAATAGCAATGGATCCAGATCATGTTGCCTTAGTAAGTATAGATATACCAAAAGAGGCATTTGATGAATATGAGGCAGACGTTCATAGTATCGGTGTTGACTTAGAGGCATTTAAAAAGATAATGAACATGGCAAAAGCAAAAGACAAGTTAATTTTAGAGTTGGATGAGGAGAAAGATAAATTAAATGTGGTATTTAAAGGGGCTATGACGAGAAAATTTGCCCTCGCTTTGTATGATGTTTCATCTTTAGATCTTCAAGTTCCAGATATTGAGTATCCAAATGAAATCTTAATTAAAGCAGGTCCATTTGTTGATGCGTTAAAGGGTGCGAATTTGGTAAGCGACTGGGCAACTTTAAAAGTTGAGGATGGTAAGTTTATTGTTTATGCAAAAGGGGATTTAAACGAGAGTGAGACGGTCTTTGAGGAAGATAGTGAGAGTATTATCAGCATGAACATTGGAGAAGATGCAAAGAGTACTTTCTACCTTGAGTATTTAAGGGATATGACAAAGGCAGCATCATCAGGTGATATTTTAAAAATCTACTTGGGGAGTGACATGCCTGTTAAGGTTGAGTATGATGTTGCTGGGGCTAATTTGACATTTTTACTCGCTCCGAGAATTGAATCATAA
- a CDS encoding Rpp14/Pop5 family protein: MLKTLPPTLRDKKRYLVFEIIYEDELSESEIINIIRNATINYYGVWGTSKSNPWLVYYDFPYGILRCRHTEVDYVRSALIFVKEYKNKPINIVVLGVSGTVRKAKIKFLGITPKRLYMKRLKESKSKNNSKNN, from the coding sequence ATGTTAAAAACATTACCACCAACATTAAGAGACAAAAAAAGATACCTTGTGTTTGAGATTATCTATGAGGATGAGTTAAGTGAAAGTGAAATTATCAACATTATTAGAAATGCTACTATAAATTATTATGGTGTTTGGGGAACGTCAAAATCAAATCCTTGGCTTGTTTATTATGATTTTCCGTATGGGATTTTAAGGTGTAGACATACAGAGGTTGATTATGTTAGGAGTGCTTTGATATTTGTAAAAGAGTATAAAAATAAGCCAATAAATATTGTTGTCCTTGGAGTCTCTGGAACTGTAAGGAAGGCAAAAATAAAATTTTTGGGGATAACTCCAAAAAGATTATACATGAAGAGGTTGAAGGAATCTAAATCCAAAAATAATTCCAAAAATAATTAA
- a CDS encoding DUF2080 family transposase-associated protein, with protein MPEIKKKRWAKARIIFPAIYGKIKEQGNSARFFPSIPAEYVGKKAVLVILEEDKELDGGGDE; from the coding sequence ATGCCAGAAATAAAGAAAAAGAGATGGGCTAAGGCGAGGATAATATTTCCAGCAATATATGGTAAAATAAAGGAACAAGGTAATTCTGCAAGATTTTTTCCTTCAATACCTGCTGAATATGTTGGTAAAAAAGCAGTTTTGGTAATTTTAGAAGAAGATAAAGAATTGGACGGTGGTGGGGATGAATAA
- a CDS encoding ATP-binding protein, with amino-acid sequence MEVQIYLGRGKALGWRKHGNKTLRKLSIKTEEANHTLFIGGSGFGKTTVMRGMIEAIWAAYTEKGIYPLIFVFERKIDVSKAEKIKEIYYIETQKYPRAQCMKKYGEKTWKYVEWYIQQMKKYPHLYGSPGDFAMGMPNVLGKYTRLSGDNSILGYFGLEPKAYPVTRFVFRPRRRLNNIKADNGWKTEVIDAKIKYSNINYAFLENLTNVGTGTLHGERLRKIWDIEGIRDPDKVLEIALQHEKNPDNPSKTYMRIEETMDRLKKDRLFSSDESFFKHISPKRINIIDFSQNSDLTHEEENLIFKMIVEWAIKVAFKYKIPVFFFIDEIQNFITNQHGKYAITKIYREGRSLGINLFGATQFLTGLDKILIDGAMHIAIVGKVVRLDDAKLLANMVPNLDIDDIMMEECNSIDEYLKIKQKNKFRGYFIYDKQFCERITYRHPQSL; translated from the coding sequence ATGGAAGTGCAAATATATCTTGGTAGAGGGAAGGCATTAGGTTGGAGAAAACACGGAAATAAAACTCTAAGAAAACTATCAATAAAAACAGAAGAAGCAAATCACACATTATTCATTGGAGGTTCAGGGTTTGGAAAGACAACAGTCATGAGGGGGATGATAGAAGCTATATGGGCGGCATACACCGAAAAAGGGATTTATCCATTAATCTTTGTTTTTGAAAGAAAAATTGACGTTTCAAAAGCCGAAAAAATAAAAGAAATCTATTATATTGAAACCCAAAAATATCCCCGAGCACAATGCATGAAAAAATATGGAGAAAAGACGTGGAAATACGTTGAGTGGTATATCCAACAAATGAAAAAATACCCCCACCTATATGGAAGCCCTGGAGATTTTGCCATGGGAATGCCAAATGTTTTAGGAAAATACACAAGATTGTCTGGAGATAATTCTATTTTGGGATACTTTGGTTTAGAACCAAAAGCATATCCAGTTACTCGATTTGTATTTAGGCCAAGAAGGCGTCTAAACAATATAAAAGCAGATAACGGCTGGAAAACTGAAGTTATAGATGCAAAGATAAAATATAGCAACATAAACTATGCATTTCTTGAAAACCTAACAAATGTCGGAACTGGGACACTACACGGAGAAAGATTAAGAAAAATATGGGATATTGAGGGTATTAGAGACCCAGATAAAGTTTTGGAAATTGCACTCCAACATGAGAAAAACCCTGATAACCCATCTAAAACATACATGAGAATTGAAGAAACGATGGACAGATTAAAAAAAGACAGACTATTTTCCTCAGATGAAAGTTTCTTCAAACACATATCCCCAAAAAGAATTAACATCATCGATTTTTCCCAAAACTCCGATTTAACCCATGAAGAAGAGAACCTTATTTTTAAAATGATTGTTGAGTGGGCGATAAAAGTAGCATTCAAGTATAAAATCCCCGTCTTCTTTTTCATTGATGAAATTCAAAACTTCATAACAAACCAGCATGGAAAGTATGCAATTACAAAAATCTACAGAGAAGGAAGGTCTTTGGGAATAAACCTCTTTGGAGCTACCCAGTTTCTAACAGGATTAGATAAAATATTGATTGACGGTGCTATGCACATTGCCATAGTTGGGAAAGTTGTAAGATTAGATGACGCTAAATTATTGGCAAACATGGTTCCAAACCTCGACATTGATGATATCATGATGGAAGAATGCAATTCAATAGATGAATACTTGAAAATCAAACAAAAGAACAAGTTTAGGGGCTATTTTATTTACGACAAACAATTTTGTGAAAGAATTACCTACAGACATCCACAATCCTTGTAG
- a CDS encoding helix-turn-helix domain-containing protein, with the protein MIEIDLNKIVNWKEIERIKNLSKKDFVLVRIPKGVYENKKMKYKIEMLKKEPTIYLEIKTKKRGRKKKVDDPIKQKIINLIKEGYSIREVGKELGISKSTVWEYAKETIKEMKKEELMQLVWKYKEYLIKNELYTPQVQILFSELEMHIKNNDFENTHKKLKEIIKYTNEDD; encoded by the coding sequence ATGATTGAAATCGACCTTAATAAAATAGTAAATTGGAAAGAAATTGAAAGAATAAAAAACCTATCCAAAAAAGATTTTGTATTAGTTAGAATTCCAAAAGGCGTATATGAAAACAAAAAAATGAAATACAAAATTGAAATGTTAAAAAAAGAACCAACCATATACTTAGAAATAAAAACAAAGAAAAGAGGGAGAAAGAAAAAAGTTGACGACCCTATAAAGCAAAAGATTATTAACTTAATAAAAGAAGGCTACTCAATTAGAGAAGTTGGGAAAGAATTGGGTATATCAAAATCCACAGTTTGGGAATATGCAAAAGAAACAATCAAAGAAATGAAAAAAGAAGAACTTATGCAATTGGTTTGGAAGTATAAAGAATACCTAATTAAAAATGAACTATACACCCCACAAGTGCAAATACTATTTTCTGAATTAGAAATGCATATTAAAAATAATGATTTTGAAAATACCCATAAAAAATTAAAAGAGATAATAAAATATACCAACGAGGATGATTAA
- a CDS encoding helix-turn-helix transcriptional regulator: MNNKIKLNETDKKVLDFILENGESTRQEIIDALGVKSGSLTNSINKLEKLGYIKTEKQGNQTVIIPITPTQPSIHNDNTNIIHLDFSKIKSLTHLRDIINSHLRANNWSIGNYDLVITALIIAKFTQNLRLLIFGSQGIGKTCCIKAVFPDNDGFIEYDLHRKQLKEVVNLREHIRIIEQQYRHTWGAENPATFDQYTIVPLSRIAPSDLVFRFIPIRVLQYKYVPNYRPVVFDISNFKLIEPPLDVYDKLHNIMKHLLYFNNCDESAKSKIRDFKYREILSLYSLTAKEGEFNLNAEQWKIERKYERYLENPFRSVNLRVLQEDEEMWFRASLDMQLMRNSYEVLRFAFSISRSEDAIGETYDFIKEILATWTKVRDERPKRRDRSKVKVRSEAQSYYVDSQGVVHNVV, from the coding sequence ATGAATAACAAAATAAAATTAAATGAAACTGATAAGAAAGTTCTTGATTTCATTTTAGAAAATGGAGAATCAACCAGACAGGAAATCATAGATGCGTTAGGAGTTAAAAGCGGTTCTTTAACGAACTCAATAAATAAGCTTGAAAAACTTGGTTACATTAAAACTGAAAAGCAAGGCAATCAAACTGTCATCATTCCAATAACTCCAACCCAGCCATCTATACACAATGACAACACCAATATAATCCACTTAGACTTCTCCAAAATCAAATCTCTAACTCATTTGAGAGATATTATAAACTCTCACCTAAGGGCTAATAATTGGAGTATTGGGAATTATGATTTAGTTATAACTGCTTTAATCATTGCCAAATTCACACAAAATTTAAGGTTGTTAATTTTTGGTTCTCAGGGTATTGGTAAAACTTGCTGTATAAAGGCAGTGTTTCCAGATAATGATGGATTTATTGAGTATGATTTGCATAGGAAACAACTAAAAGAGGTCGTTAATCTCAGAGAGCATATAAGAATCATCGAACAGCAGTATAGGCACACTTGGGGGGCTGAAAATCCAGCAACTTTTGACCAATATACTATAGTTCCATTAAGTAGGATTGCACCATCTGACTTAGTTTTCAGATTCATTCCTATTAGGGTCTTACAATATAAATATGTTCCAAATTATAGGCCAGTGGTTTTCGATATTTCTAATTTCAAATTAATTGAGCCACCTTTAGATGTCTATGACAAGCTTCACAACATTATGAAACATTTGTTATATTTCAACAATTGTGATGAATCTGCAAAATCAAAGATTAGGGATTTCAAGTACAGGGAAATTCTTTCTTTATATTCTTTAACGGCTAAGGAGGGGGAGTTTAATTTAAATGCTGAACAATGGAAGATTGAGAGGAAATATGAAAGATATTTGGAAAATCCATTCCGTTCTGTTAATTTAAGGGTTTTACAAGAAGATGAAGAAATGTGGTTTAGGGCATCTTTGGATATGCAACTTATGAGGAATTCTTATGAGGTTTTAAGGTTTGCATTTTCCATATCAAGGTCTGAAGATGCGATTGGAGAAACTTACGATTTTATTAAAGAAATTTTGGCAACATGGACAAAAGTTAGGGATGAAAGGCCAAAAAGAAGAGATAGATCAAAAGTAAAGGTTAGAAGTGAGGCACAATCTTACTATGTTGATAGCCAGGGTGTTGTCCATAATGTTGTCTAA
- a CDS encoding tetratricopeptide repeat protein, with amino-acid sequence MRIFSKLGFIFICVVVTIAGCVDIPQSSKNSKNEISPNVATAFNMYKEGRYQTALIYCDKAIKENPNDKWAWYLKGKIYYQLNESAKAVECFNKSIRIDPNFADAYFWMGLTYTSYYITNEPSHYAVTCDYKTARKYIGKAIELNPNKDIYYSYMAQCYILDDLDKSIEYINKAIELNPDNAYYWVQKADYLELKGKYKDALLCYDEALKIEPDNVDIMLKKAELYHRMGLTYKEKEILEEVEKIDPQKAELYRFTH; translated from the coding sequence TTGAGGATTTTTAGTAAGTTGGGGTTTATATTTATTTGTGTAGTAGTTACCATCGCTGGATGTGTTGATATTCCCCAATCATCTAAAAATAGTAAAAATGAAATATCTCCCAACGTAGCAACTGCTTTCAATATGTATAAAGAGGGTAGGTATCAAACGGCTCTGATCTATTGTGATAAGGCAATTAAAGAAAATCCAAACGATAAGTGGGCTTGGTACCTTAAGGGAAAGATTTATTATCAGCTTAATGAATCAGCCAAAGCTGTAGAATGTTTTAATAAATCCATCCGAATAGACCCTAACTTTGCAGATGCTTATTTCTGGATGGGTTTAACATATACATCATACTATATTACTAATGAACCTTCCCACTATGCCGTAACATGTGATTACAAAACTGCAAGGAAATACATTGGTAAAGCAATAGAATTGAACCCAAACAAAGATATTTACTACTCTTATATGGCTCAGTGCTATATTCTTGATGACTTGGATAAATCTATCGAGTATATCAACAAAGCTATAGAATTAAATCCAGATAATGCGTATTATTGGGTTCAAAAGGCAGATTATTTAGAATTAAAAGGAAAATATAAAGATGCTCTATTGTGTTATGATGAAGCATTAAAAATAGAACCTGACAATGTGGATATTATGCTTAAAAAAGCAGAACTGTATCATAGAATGGGACTCACTTATAAAGAAAAAGAAATTTTAGAAGAAGTTGAAAAGATAGACCCACAAAAAGCAGAACTTTATAGATTTACTCATTAA
- a CDS encoding IS6 family transposase: protein MELTIEVIKERIKEKKLFKRNKIPVEIKILAGLLYYLGLSLRKTSSFLSQFGKISHESVRTYYHTIKEVLNEPERKTRNLIAIDETKLKVGDKTIYVWSAIDVETKECLGVYVSESRSSLDTISFVRSILKFCSNKPKILVDGRTWYPWALQKLGLEFERIRFGLRNCVESFFSVLKGRTKRFFNRFPMNSSFKTVVSWVKSFIMFYNWWKSLS, encoded by the coding sequence ATGGAGCTCACGATAGAAGTGATAAAGGAACGAATTAAAGAGAAAAAGCTCTTTAAGCGAAATAAGATACCGGTGGAGATTAAGATTTTGGCAGGTCTTTTATACTATTTAGGTTTATCGCTAAGAAAGACGAGCTCGTTCTTATCCCAATTCGGAAAGATAAGTCATGAATCAGTTAGAACTTACTATCACACGATTAAAGAAGTTCTAAACGAGCCTGAGAGAAAGACAAGAAACCTAATAGCAATCGATGAAACCAAACTGAAGGTTGGAGATAAGACTATTTACGTATGGTCTGCTATCGATGTAGAAACGAAAGAATGCTTAGGAGTTTATGTATCAGAAAGTAGGAGTTCCCTCGATACAATATCTTTTGTAAGAAGTATTTTAAAATTTTGTTCCAACAAGCCCAAAATTCTAGTCGATGGTAGAACGTGGTATCCTTGGGCGTTACAGAAGTTAGGCTTAGAATTCGAAAGAATTCGATTTGGGCTGAGAAACTGTGTAGAAAGCTTCTTTTCAGTGCTTAAAGGAAGAACTAAAAGGTTCTTTAATAGATTTCCCATGAATAGTAGTTTTAAAACGGTTGTTAGTTGGGTTAAGAGCTTTATAATGTTTTACAATTGGTGGAAGTCGTTAAGTTGA
- a CDS encoding helix-turn-helix transcriptional regulator: MNINQSNLSKLLNELVEAGLVEKWEEQEGYKLPKSYYKITDEGKKALIFYEIEDNFKNLKKKQLSMIHNIIYDESTIIP; encoded by the coding sequence ATAAATATTAACCAAAGTAATTTGAGTAAATTATTAAATGAACTTGTTGAGGCAGGATTAGTTGAAAAATGGGAAGAACAAGAAGGATATAAATTACCAAAATCATATTATAAAATTACTGATGAAGGAAAAAAAGCATTAATTTTCTATGAAATTGAGGATAATTTCAAAAATCTAAAGAAAAAGCAACTGTCTATGATACACAATATTATCTATGATGAATCTACTATTATTCCATAA
- a CDS encoding DUF2540 domain-containing protein has product MESKRMTFYLCKNVDSRRLRYYLHKLENLKELDPEMFKKVIESKKECRRTITLTEEEIKICEKYGRATNLYLNYVIMVSEDGERV; this is encoded by the coding sequence ATGGAATCAAAGAGAATGACTTTTTACCTCTGTAAAAATGTTGATAGTAGGAGGTTAAGGTATTATTTACATAAACTTGAAAATTTAAAAGAGTTAGACCCTGAGATGTTTAAAAAAGTTATTGAATCTAAGAAGGAGTGTAGAAGAACAATTACTTTAACTGAGGAGGAGATTAAAATTTGTGAAAAATATGGAAGGGCAACTAATCTGTATTTAAATTATGTTATAATGGTGAGTGAGGATGGGGAGCGAGTTTAA
- a CDS encoding tyrosine-type recombinase/integrase — translation MKDNWDMELDYEEAKKQLLKLIEQYRTKKPLYQKDKIALTYLLIGLIQLRNGCRIGEAVEGLIKIIETNEKEVKVKVEKRKDNTKRKIILPKEITNNDLETVKEVIESWKGKELRRIANNASKWFLTNLKINTHSLRYAYISHLGRQQIPAQIIASITKHKNMNMIMKYTQEKIADDVLRRIG, via the coding sequence ATGAAAGATAATTGGGACATGGAACTCGACTATGAAGAAGCCAAAAAACAACTACTAAAACTAATAGAACAATACCGAACCAAAAAACCACTATACCAAAAGGATAAAATTGCCCTCACATACCTCTTAATTGGACTAATCCAATTAAGAAATGGATGCAGAATAGGGGAGGCAGTTGAAGGGCTAATAAAAATAATAGAAACAAATGAAAAAGAAGTCAAAGTCAAAGTAGAAAAAAGAAAAGACAACACAAAAAGAAAAATAATCTTACCAAAAGAAATCACAAACAACGATTTAGAAACTGTTAAAGAAGTTATTGAATCTTGGAAAGGAAAAGAATTAAGAAGAATAGCAAATAACGCATCAAAATGGTTTTTAACAAACCTTAAAATCAACACACACTCCCTTAGGTATGCATACATCTCCCATTTAGGAAGGCAACAAATCCCAGCCCAAATAATAGCCTCAATTACAAAACACAAAAACATGAACATGATCATGAAATACACTCAAGAAAAGATAGCAGATGATGTTTTAAGGAGGATAGGATGA
- a CDS encoding tyrosine-type recombinase/integrase, with protein MGSEFNIKNLLLVKRKRDEIEETDEMRQWLERFKEEREFDGIKPSTIHNDLARLRVFLDFCYNRLGKSPDKLQTHDFVKFFNYLEVERKLSKNTQKRYYDLLKVFYRVLRMYPVIKGFVEESKDRKRFSRIEVKHYDPVDDRMLNLILERIIGSNSRVSIRNALIVRMLWDTGCRISEILNLKYRDCDFDSGVFRITDTKTHEERKVVCSEATLEALKWYVQFNVRQGPDDYIFQKQNGDKLSRDTITKVFNRVVKELKKEGKIPQNRRIVIHSLRHGRCVDLLEKGIPVDIVKEYLGHKTLDTTLFYSHSKERTEKLLKTIKKIL; from the coding sequence ATGGGGAGCGAGTTTAATATTAAAAATCTTCTTTTGGTTAAGAGGAAGAGGGATGAGATTGAAGAGACTGATGAGATGAGGCAGTGGTTGGAGAGGTTTAAGGAGGAGAGGGAGTTTGATGGTATAAAGCCATCAACGATTCATAATGATTTGGCTCGGTTGAGGGTCTTTTTGGATTTTTGTTATAATCGTTTGGGGAAATCGCCTGATAAGCTTCAAACGCATGATTTTGTTAAGTTCTTTAATTACTTAGAGGTTGAACGAAAATTGTCTAAGAATACTCAAAAGAGATATTATGACCTTTTAAAAGTGTTTTATAGGGTTTTGAGGATGTATCCTGTTATAAAGGGTTTTGTTGAAGAGTCGAAGGATAGGAAGAGGTTTTCGAGGATTGAGGTTAAGCATTATGATCCTGTTGATGATAGGATGTTGAATTTGATTTTGGAGAGGATTATTGGGTCTAATAGTAGGGTGAGTATTAGGAATGCTCTTATTGTTAGAATGCTTTGGGATACGGGTTGTAGGATTTCTGAGATTTTGAATTTGAAGTATAGGGATTGTGATTTTGATAGTGGGGTGTTTAGAATTACTGATACTAAGACACATGAGGAGAGGAAGGTTGTTTGTTCGGAGGCTACTTTGGAGGCGTTAAAATGGTATGTGCAGTTTAATGTTAGGCAGGGTCCTGATGATTATATATTCCAAAAGCAGAATGGGGATAAGTTGAGTAGGGATACGATTACTAAGGTGTTTAATAGGGTTGTTAAGGAGCTTAAAAAAGAGGGGAAGATCCCACAAAATAGGAGGATTGTGATTCATTCTCTTAGGCATGGTAGGTGTGTGGATTTGTTGGAAAAGGGGATTCCTGTCGATATTGTTAAAGAATACCTTGGCCATAAAACTTTAGATACTACATTGTTTTATTCTCATTCAAAAGAGAGGACTGAAAAGCTTTTGAAGACTATAAAAAAGATTCTTTAA